One Sulfurovum zhangzhouensis genomic window, GTTGAAGGACTTATCGCTGATAACGACTTCCTTAAGCCGGTATTTACTGAAGAATTCATCACTACTTACCAACACTACCAGTTCGAAAGACAGATCTGGCCGGATGAAGGTAGACCAACAGCATACGAGTACATTACAACTTACTCTTGCTAATTTCTCTTTTCGGGCTTCTGCCCGAGAGAACTTCTTTTTCACTTCAAAAATATCTATAATTTTTGTTCTCACTCAAACTCAAAAAAATAATACTTTTTGCAAATAATACTTTAGACTAAATCATTATAAAACCCTCAAATATAGTATATATTATAAGTTTTCATTTTTAGGGAATTAAGATAGTATATACTTAACTATTTAATATTAAAAAAGTTGCCAGAGGAGAAAAATGTGAAACAAAGTCTATTGAAAAATATCTTATATGTTTTAGTAATCATAGGTCTGATCACTTCTGTACTTATGTTCACAAAATACTGGGATAAGACTGATCAATATGAAGGAATCGCCTCTGGTAATGGAAGACTAGAAACTACGGAAGTCGATATTACAACGAAATATGGTGGGAGAATAGCCAATATTTATGCTCAAGAAGGAGATATGGTTGAAAAAGGGCAGTTGTTGGCAGAACTTGATACAAGAGAAATTGAAGCCCAATATAAGGTTGCACTTGCAGGCGTTGAACAGGCTAAGCAAAATAAAAATTATGCTCAGGCCATTGTTTCACAACAAGAAATTGATCTCACTCAAAAAAAGAAAAATTATTTAAGAAGTAAAACACTTTTTGAAAGCAAGAGTATTGCTTTGATCACGTTAGAAGAAGATGAAACTGAATATCAAAGGGCAGAAGCTGCGCTGATGGCAGCAAAAGCACAGGTAACAAATTATGAAGCTGCAATTAATGCAGCAAAAGCAAATGCTGAAAGTATAGAGGTCCAACTTCAAGAAAGTAAACTTTACTCTCCAGTAAAAGGAAGAGTGCTTTACCGCTTGGTTGAAGAAGGTGAAATGATC contains:
- a CDS encoding HlyD family secretion protein; translation: MKQSLLKNILYVLVIIGLITSVLMFTKYWDKTDQYEGIASGNGRLETTEVDITTKYGGRIANIYAQEGDMVEKGQLLAELDTREIEAQYKVALAGVEQAKQNKNYAQAIVSQQEIDLTQKKKNYLRSKTLFESKSIALITLEEDETEYQRAEAALMAAKAQVTNYEAAINAAKANAESIEVQLQESKLYSPVKGRVLYRLVEEGEMIGNGGKALVVLDLIDTYMTIFLPTSEVGLINIGSEARIVLDALPNIPIPAKVSFISPEAQFTPKEIETETEREKLMFRVKVKIAPELLQGHLHKIKSGLPGVAYVRLNETMPWPDSLTMRDRNESRP